A window of the Zeugodacus cucurbitae isolate PBARC_wt_2022May chromosome 4, idZeuCucr1.2, whole genome shotgun sequence genome harbors these coding sequences:
- the LOC105208750 gene encoding uncharacterized protein LOC105208750: MKFVYVLAFVALAYAVSVAAVCDPYGSGEPDCTTLNEGAITRNFWDPTRYWQCQNGAATPVRCDDGHGFLTSAGKCVLWSEWEWVAPCPQESA, translated from the coding sequence TTTACGTACTCGCCTTCGTCGCTTTGGCCTACGCTGTCTCCGTAGCTGCTGTATGTGATCCCTATGGTAGTGGAGAACCCGATTGCACTACATTAAATGAGGGCGCTATTACACGTAACTTCTGGGATCCAACTCGTTACTGGCAATGTCAAAATGGCGCTGCTACTCCGGTTAGATGTGATGACGGACATGGTTTCTTAACCTCGGCCGGTAAATGCGTACTATGGTCCGAATGGGAATGGGTTGCTCCTTGCCCACAGGAGAGTGCTTAA